A single window of Granulicella mallensis MP5ACTX8 DNA harbors:
- a CDS encoding UBP-type zinc finger domain-containing protein: protein MSCHHFDDLKPVKRSSTRGCEECLKMHSYWIHLRECLVCGHVACCDSSPNKHATKHFHVTKHPVMRSIEPDESWGWCFVDEVMVESVE, encoded by the coding sequence ATGAGCTGTCATCATTTCGACGATCTGAAACCAGTCAAGCGTTCATCCACCAGGGGCTGCGAAGAGTGCCTGAAGATGCACAGCTACTGGATCCACCTGCGCGAGTGTCTCGTCTGCGGCCATGTTGCCTGCTGCGACTCGTCGCCGAACAAGCACGCGACCAAGCACTTTCATGTGACGAAGCATCCGGTAATGCGGTCTATCGAACCGGATGAAAGCTGGGGTTGGTGTTTTGTCGACGAGGTCATGGTGGAGAGCGTCGAATAA
- a CDS encoding CDGSH iron-sulfur domain-containing protein produces MAEEAVHITVRPNGPLRVEGHIILKDADGQEWDLTGKPAVSLCRCGLSEKRPFCDGAHSRQNWQCMTSPGNLTGK; encoded by the coding sequence ATGGCAGAAGAAGCGGTTCATATTACGGTGCGGCCCAATGGTCCACTGCGGGTAGAAGGTCACATCATTTTGAAGGATGCCGATGGCCAGGAGTGGGACCTGACCGGCAAGCCGGCAGTCAGCCTCTGCCGTTGCGGACTGAGCGAGAAGCGGCCTTTTTGCGATGGCGCGCACTCGCGGCAGAACTGGCAGTGCATGACCAGCCCAGGGAATCTCACTGGTAAATAG
- a CDS encoding TonB-dependent receptor, with the protein MMFLRKALIFAFVFSLTALPGVAQTSQAPSSGPITATLTPAAKGGTKVHGTVTDPDGELIPGATITLTPAHGSASTATSGSDGTYSVTIAPGTYTLLVTMKGFASYSMTSLKVPAVASSTVDAQLKIGEETQVINVEANAMQLSVDPDSNASAQIITGKDLDALSDDPDELSSELSALAGPSAGPNGGQIYVDGFTGGQLPPKSSIREIRINQNPFSAEFDKLGYGRIEVFTKPGTDKLHGSFQINGDPSQFNSDNPLVTTVQPPYHTLFMFGNVTGPISKNASYSFGGSHRNIQDDSFTNVNILALPGTTTLCAPGQIGCSIVQFQTSTYYPQVRTDINPRLDLQLGSKNVLTTRYQYVQNDATNAGIGNFTLPSAGNNNTSLSNILQVSDAQNFSSRLINETRFEYEREHVATTALSNAPYLNVEGTLQAGGSTGQNSTDHQDHFEVQNYTSLQLKKNFIRMGGRLRATREALDTESNTNGTFTYTSLAAYQLGTPSQFQITQVNNHKIGDTFTDLGLYAETDWKARQNMTVSYGIRYETQNHLADHHDFAPRVSVSYGLFGGKGSPKTVLRGGFGLFYDRFSQTNILTLEQENGTNETVYSLNNTNGNTQIPVACTPGTPGTPLSATQISTCIGGASASQQTTYSAANNLRTPYIVQFAGGADQQMGRIGKISVNYLHSQGVHQLATQNIGFDVATQKLNGQNYQYFSEGVFNQNQLVINGNVQTTRWLSLFGYYSLNSAHGDTSGAGAFLTTPGNIAADYGRTTFSVKSRLFVAGSVTLPKFIQFSPFMIAQSGNPFNITTGSDDNGDSIFNDRPYLVAPGTPGSKTISCGTFVDYAPGAAPAGAVKAPINSCTGGGLFTFNFRLTKTFGFGPSTAVNRGGGDGQGGSGRGNHTGGGSRGGGGGGSRGGGQGGGPGGFGGGGGSSTGKRYNLALGLQVQNLFNNENLATPNGTLSSANFGQATQITGNPYTTNSALRRIALQASFNF; encoded by the coding sequence ATGATGTTTTTGCGCAAGGCGCTGATATTTGCATTTGTGTTTTCGTTGACAGCTCTGCCGGGTGTGGCTCAAACCTCCCAGGCCCCTTCGAGCGGTCCTATTACTGCGACCTTAACGCCTGCCGCCAAAGGGGGCACAAAAGTTCACGGGACCGTCACCGATCCCGACGGCGAGTTGATTCCGGGTGCAACCATCACCCTGACGCCGGCGCACGGCAGCGCCAGCACGGCAACGTCAGGCAGCGATGGCACCTATAGCGTCACGATCGCGCCGGGCACCTACACACTGCTGGTCACGATGAAGGGCTTTGCCTCCTACTCGATGACGAGCTTGAAGGTCCCTGCGGTGGCCAGCTCGACTGTCGATGCTCAGTTGAAGATCGGCGAGGAGACGCAGGTCATCAACGTCGAAGCCAATGCCATGCAGCTCAGCGTTGATCCTGACTCCAACGCGAGCGCGCAGATCATTACAGGTAAAGACCTCGACGCGCTCTCTGACGATCCTGATGAACTCTCGTCGGAACTCTCCGCGCTGGCTGGTCCCTCCGCCGGACCGAACGGCGGCCAGATCTATGTCGATGGCTTTACCGGTGGCCAGTTGCCGCCCAAGTCTTCCATCCGCGAGATTCGTATCAATCAGAATCCGTTCTCGGCAGAGTTCGACAAGCTGGGTTACGGCCGTATCGAAGTGTTTACCAAGCCCGGCACGGACAAGCTGCACGGCTCGTTCCAGATCAACGGCGATCCCTCGCAGTTCAACTCGGACAACCCGCTCGTGACCACGGTTCAGCCGCCGTATCACACGCTCTTCATGTTCGGAAACGTGACCGGACCGATCAGCAAGAACGCGTCCTATTCCTTCGGAGGGTCGCACCGCAATATTCAAGACGACTCGTTCACCAACGTGAATATCCTCGCGCTACCAGGCACAACGACTCTCTGCGCTCCGGGACAGATCGGCTGCTCGATCGTTCAGTTCCAGACTTCGACGTATTATCCCCAGGTGCGCACGGACATCAATCCGCGCCTCGATCTTCAGTTGGGCAGCAAGAACGTGCTGACCACGCGGTACCAGTATGTGCAGAACGATGCCACCAACGCCGGCATCGGAAACTTCACGCTGCCTTCGGCCGGTAATAACAACACCAGCCTGAGCAACATCCTGCAGGTGAGCGACGCGCAGAACTTCAGCTCGCGGCTCATCAACGAGACCCGCTTCGAATACGAGCGCGAGCATGTAGCGACAACCGCCCTCAGCAATGCGCCGTATCTCAACGTTGAAGGCACGCTCCAGGCCGGCGGATCCACGGGACAGAACAGCACCGATCATCAGGACCACTTCGAGGTCCAGAATTACACGTCGCTGCAGTTGAAGAAGAACTTCATCCGCATGGGCGGACGCCTGCGTGCTACCCGCGAAGCGCTGGACACGGAGAGCAACACCAACGGCACGTTCACCTACACCAGCCTGGCCGCTTATCAGCTCGGCACTCCCAGCCAGTTTCAGATCACCCAGGTGAACAACCATAAGATCGGCGATACCTTTACGGATCTCGGTCTCTATGCGGAGACGGACTGGAAGGCACGTCAGAACATGACGGTCAGCTACGGCATCCGTTATGAGACGCAGAACCATCTTGCGGACCATCATGACTTCGCGCCGCGCGTCTCGGTGTCGTATGGATTGTTCGGTGGCAAAGGCTCTCCCAAGACAGTGTTGCGCGGCGGCTTCGGCTTGTTCTATGACCGGTTCTCCCAGACCAACATCCTGACACTGGAGCAGGAGAACGGAACGAACGAAACGGTATATTCGCTCAACAATACAAATGGCAATACGCAGATTCCTGTTGCCTGTACTCCGGGAACTCCGGGAACGCCACTTTCGGCGACGCAGATCTCCACCTGTATTGGTGGGGCTTCGGCTTCGCAGCAGACGACCTACTCAGCGGCAAATAACCTGCGCACGCCGTACATCGTGCAGTTCGCCGGTGGCGCGGATCAGCAGATGGGGCGCATCGGCAAGATCTCGGTGAACTACCTGCACTCGCAAGGCGTGCACCAGTTGGCGACGCAGAACATCGGCTTCGATGTGGCTACCCAGAAGCTGAACGGCCAGAACTACCAGTATTTCAGTGAAGGCGTGTTCAACCAGAACCAGCTGGTTATCAACGGCAACGTGCAGACGACACGGTGGCTGTCGCTGTTCGGCTATTACTCGCTGAACTCGGCGCACGGCGATACTTCGGGCGCAGGTGCGTTCCTGACCACACCGGGCAATATCGCGGCGGACTATGGCCGCACGACCTTCTCCGTGAAGAGCCGTCTATTTGTGGCCGGCTCGGTAACGCTGCCGAAGTTCATCCAGTTCAGCCCCTTCATGATCGCGCAGAGCGGCAACCCCTTTAACATCACCACGGGCTCCGACGACAACGGCGACAGCATCTTCAACGATCGTCCCTACCTCGTGGCTCCGGGTACGCCGGGCTCCAAGACGATCAGCTGCGGAACCTTTGTTGATTACGCACCAGGAGCCGCTCCTGCCGGGGCGGTGAAGGCACCGATCAACTCCTGCACTGGCGGCGGTCTCTTTACCTTCAACTTCCGCCTGACCAAGACCTTCGGTTTTGGCCCGTCGACGGCGGTCAATCGTGGTGGCGGCGATGGTCAGGGCGGCAGCGGTCGCGGCAATCATACCGGCGGAGGAAGTCGCGGCGGCGGTGGTGGTGGCAGCCGTGGTGGCGGCCAGGGCGGTGGTCCTGGCGGGTTCGGCGGCGGTGGCGGATCCAGCACCGGCAAGCGC